A single Iodidimonas sp. SYSU 1G8 DNA region contains:
- a CDS encoding PAS domain S-box protein, translated as MKAGSQRLANAMPDLAWTADRDGVVDFLNDQVSRYTGVALSVPAALSHVVHPSDRQAMVDGWRQALKTSSSFETEARIRRSDDVYRWFRTRILPVTDADGRIDHWFGSAIDINESREAQERLIRENDRILNSISDGFYAVDDQWRFTYVNSSTERMLERSSADMIGRTIWEAFPETAGTTLEERYRYSRTSGESVRFPFHYPPMARWFEIRTFPHSTGLSVYFNDITARVEQDDQLAQKQQALELAVARLQRFLNNTMDVICAIDTKGVMVEINARSLAAWGYRQDELVGRTFRDLVHPDDLVATRAETALIVSGRPSMGFRNRILRKDGSAVHVEWSSTWSEEDQLFFNVARDVTNQVDAEIRLRQAQRLEALGQLTGGVAHDFNNLLTVILGNAEFLAEELDTAADLRGLALSIQHAAERGAALNNRLLAFARRQALEPKVTEVNTLIGGMDPLLRRTLGEHIEIETVRGGGLWRALVDPAQLEAALLNLCLNARDAMPQGGRLTIETANTHLDRAYAALHDEVVAGQYVMIAVADTGAGMTPEVMARAFEPFFTTKDVGKGSGLGLSMVYGFAKQSGGHIKIYSELGQGTVAKLYLPRTLQPQPEVRAPTGALARGGTECILLVEDDDLVRDHVSDQLKTFGYRVVAVANGPDALEALQEMADFDLLFTDVVMPRGLNGRQLAAQARMLRPNLPVLFTSGYTENAIIHHGRLDPGVHLLAKPYRREELGHKVREVLDEAAAMDKS; from the coding sequence ATGAAAGCGGGATCGCAACGTCTGGCCAACGCGATGCCCGATCTTGCGTGGACAGCCGATCGGGACGGTGTCGTGGACTTCCTGAACGATCAGGTGAGCCGCTATACAGGGGTCGCGCTGTCGGTACCCGCCGCATTGTCCCACGTCGTCCATCCGAGCGACCGTCAGGCGATGGTTGACGGGTGGCGGCAGGCCCTGAAAACCTCATCCTCTTTTGAGACCGAGGCTCGCATCCGACGTTCCGACGATGTCTATCGCTGGTTTCGGACGCGCATCCTGCCGGTGACCGACGCCGACGGCCGTATCGATCACTGGTTTGGCTCCGCGATCGACATCAACGAAAGCCGCGAAGCCCAAGAACGGCTGATCCGCGAAAACGACAGGATCCTGAACAGTATTTCGGACGGCTTCTACGCCGTCGATGACCAGTGGCGATTCACCTACGTGAACAGTTCTACGGAAAGGATGCTGGAACGGAGTAGCGCGGATATGATCGGCCGCACCATCTGGGAAGCATTTCCGGAGACGGCCGGCACCACTCTGGAGGAGCGCTACAGGTACTCCCGCACGTCCGGAGAGTCCGTTCGCTTTCCATTCCATTATCCGCCCATGGCACGCTGGTTCGAGATCCGGACCTTCCCCCACAGCACCGGGCTCTCCGTGTATTTCAATGATATCACGGCCCGTGTCGAGCAGGATGACCAGCTGGCGCAGAAGCAGCAGGCGTTGGAGCTGGCTGTCGCGCGCCTCCAGCGGTTTCTGAACAACACCATGGACGTGATCTGCGCCATCGACACCAAGGGCGTCATGGTCGAGATCAACGCTCGCTCCCTGGCGGCATGGGGGTACAGGCAGGATGAACTGGTCGGACGCACTTTCAGGGACCTCGTCCATCCCGATGACCTGGTCGCCACCCGAGCGGAAACCGCACTGATCGTCTCGGGCCGGCCGTCGATGGGCTTCCGCAACAGGATACTGCGCAAGGATGGAAGCGCCGTTCACGTAGAATGGTCATCCACCTGGTCGGAAGAAGACCAGCTCTTCTTCAACGTGGCCCGTGACGTCACCAACCAGGTGGATGCCGAGATAAGACTGCGTCAGGCCCAGAGGCTGGAAGCCTTGGGTCAACTCACCGGAGGCGTGGCGCATGACTTCAATAATCTGCTGACCGTCATCCTAGGCAATGCCGAGTTTCTTGCGGAGGAGCTGGACACCGCAGCCGACCTTCGCGGTCTGGCGCTATCGATCCAGCACGCCGCCGAACGGGGTGCCGCGCTCAACAATCGCCTGCTCGCTTTCGCCAGGCGCCAGGCCCTCGAGCCCAAGGTCACCGAGGTGAACACGCTCATTGGAGGCATGGATCCCCTGCTGCGCCGGACCCTGGGAGAGCACATCGAGATCGAAACCGTCCGTGGCGGTGGCCTATGGCGTGCGCTGGTGGATCCAGCCCAGCTCGAAGCGGCCCTGCTGAACCTTTGCCTCAATGCCCGCGACGCCATGCCCCAGGGTGGACGACTGACCATCGAGACGGCCAATACCCATCTCGACCGCGCGTACGCTGCACTGCACGACGAGGTAGTGGCTGGCCAATATGTCATGATCGCCGTCGCCGACACGGGCGCCGGCATGACCCCGGAGGTCATGGCCCGCGCCTTCGAGCCATTTTTCACCACCAAGGACGTCGGCAAGGGCAGCGGACTTGGGCTGAGCATGGTTTATGGCTTCGCCAAACAGTCCGGCGGGCATATCAAGATTTACTCTGAACTTGGTCAGGGCACGGTTGCCAAGCTCTACCTGCCGCGAACCCTCCAGCCGCAACCGGAGGTCCGCGCGCCGACGGGCGCTCTGGCGAGAGGGGGGACGGAATGCATACTGCTCGTCGAGGACGACGATCTGGTCCGTGATCACGTCAGCGACCAGCTGAAGACGTTCGGTTATCGGGTCGTCGCCGTGGCCAATGGACCGGACGCACTGGAAGCACTGCAGGAGATGGCGGATTTTGACCTGCTGTTCACCGATGTGGTCATGCCGCGGGGGCTGAACGGACGGCAGCTTGCCGCCCAGGCCAGAATGTTACGCCCCAACCTGCCGGTGCTTTTTACCTCGGGCTATACCGAGAACGCCATCATCCATCACGGGCGGCTCGATCCCGGCGTTCATCTCCTGGCCAAGCCCTATCGGCGGGAGGAATTGGGGCACAAGGTGCGCGAGGTGCTCGACGAAGCCGCGGCGATGGATAAGAGCTGA
- a CDS encoding alpha/beta hydrolase — protein sequence MQKGAQSSISLKDSLRYLRRQLLVCTPLNVLNASVPTNRIAITRNIVYGQHKRKRLDVYRPSDIPGPLPVVVFFYGGKWTFGHREDYLFAGQGLASMGYVVVVADYRLYPEVRFPTFMHDAAAVVAWAAAHVHGYRGDPDRIFVMGHSAGAFMAAKLAFNLEYLDQRGYDARKLKGFIGLSGPYDFLPMLKKDAELGAIFRNHIDSDLSQPITYAHAEAPPTLLLSGQDDPIVWPINSESLRDRLTELGVHAEYKTYPNISHAGTVLALAHMFRWRAGIAEDVNRFIDRFARG from the coding sequence TTGCAGAAGGGCGCGCAATCATCGATCTCGCTGAAGGATAGCCTGCGCTATTTGCGCCGGCAGCTGCTCGTCTGCACGCCGCTGAACGTGCTCAATGCCTCGGTCCCCACCAACCGCATCGCCATCACCCGCAACATCGTCTATGGCCAGCACAAGCGGAAGCGGCTGGATGTCTACCGCCCCTCGGACATTCCAGGCCCTCTGCCTGTGGTCGTGTTCTTTTATGGCGGCAAATGGACGTTTGGGCACCGGGAAGACTATCTGTTCGCCGGTCAGGGACTGGCATCCATGGGTTATGTGGTCGTGGTCGCCGACTACCGGCTCTATCCCGAAGTCCGTTTCCCCACCTTCATGCATGACGCGGCCGCCGTCGTCGCCTGGGCTGCGGCGCATGTTCACGGCTATCGCGGCGATCCCGATCGAATCTTCGTCATGGGCCATTCCGCCGGTGCCTTCATGGCGGCGAAACTGGCGTTCAACCTGGAATATCTCGACCAGCGCGGCTATGACGCCCGTAAGCTGAAAGGCTTCATCGGCCTCTCCGGCCCGTATGATTTCCTGCCCATGCTGAAGAAGGACGCGGAACTGGGCGCTATTTTCCGCAATCACATCGATTCCGACCTCAGTCAGCCGATCACTTACGCGCACGCGGAAGCACCTCCGACCCTGTTGCTGAGCGGGCAGGACGATCCCATCGTGTGGCCGATCAATTCCGAGAGTTTGCGCGACCGGCTGACGGAGCTTGGCGTGCACGCCGAATACAAGACCTATCCCAACATCAGCCATGCCGGCACGGTACTGGCGCTGGCGCACATGTTTCGCTGGCGCGCCGGCATCGCCGAGGACGTCAACCGGTTTATCGACCGGTTCGCCCGCGGATAG